CCTGGACAGGCTGAGACAAAAGCTCTCAGGTAATGAGGGATGCTTTGTGCTGCGGGCCACTAAAGAGATCGAACACATCTTTGACGAGCTCTACCATGTAGACCCGCGGATACAAAAGGGCTATTTCAGGATCAAGGTGCTGGAGCTGCTGCTTTTTCTGAGCATTACTCCCTTTGAAAGCAGCAGGGACCGGCGCCGGTATCTTTCGGCCCGTCAGGCCTGTGTGGTGGAGCAGATACACGAGGTCCTCACCCAAAACCTGGACCAGAACATCACCCTCGAGGCGTTATCGAAACGCTTTGACATTGGCATGACCACCATGAAGAACTGTTTCCGGGCTGTGTATGGAAAGCCTATCAATACCTGGCGCAGGGAGTACCGCCTGCACGTGGCCGCCCGGATGCTCAGAGAAACCGATAAGAGTGTCCTGGAGATCGCCAACAGTGTGGGATATGAAAACCCCAGCAAGTTCGCTGACGCTTTCAGAAAACAATTGGGAATCCCGCCTCTCGAGTACCGCAAAAATAATTGACGGTTTGGAGCATTCCGCCTGCCCGGGGTAGAGACATAAAGGGGTTAGGAGTAAACTGTTTTTGTAGTTAGAAATAACTAACTAAAAGAGAAACAGAGGTGATATGATGCAACCACAAAAAGAGGCCCGGCGGGGGCTGTTTTCGTGCGCGGGAAAGTATAAAGCCCTGTCCGTCTGTGCCTGTATTTTATCCGGGATCAGCGCGGTTCTGATCCTCATGCCCTTTATCTGCATCTGGCAGGTGGTGAGGGAAATTTTCGCGGTGCTGCCCAACGTGGGGCAGGCTCAGAACCTGAGCTACTATGGCTGGCTGGCCGTGGCATTTGCCCTGGCAGGAATCATTGTCTATTTTGCAGCCCTGATGTGTTCGCACCTGGCAGCTTTCAGAACAGCGCGCAATATGCGCAGCGAGGCGCTGCACCACATTGTCAGGCTGCCGCTGGGCTATTTTAACCAGAACAGCAGCGGCAGGCTCCGCCGTATTGTAGACGAGAGCGCAGGGCAGACCGAGGCCTTTCTGGCCCACATGCTGCCCGATCTGGCAGGGGCCATTGTGACGCCCTTTGCCATGCTGGTTATTCTGCTCATCTTTGACTGGCGGCTGGGCCTGGTGAGTCTGGTGCCCATGATCATTGGCTTTATCATCCTGTCACGGATGATGGGGACCAGCATGAACACATCTATGCAGCAGTACCAGAACGCCCTTGAGGACATGAACTCAGAGGCTGTGGAGTATGTGCGGGGTATTCCGGTGGTCAAGACCTTCCAGCAGAGCGTTTATTCCTTTAAGAATTTTCACGCGGCCATCAAGCGCTATAGCTCCTGGGCAGTGGATTACACCCTTAAATGCCGCCTGCCCATGTGCGGCTTTACCGTGTCGGTCAACGGCGTTTTCGCCTTTCTGATCCCGGCAGGTATCCTGCTGATTGCCAGTGCGGTGGACTACAAAACCTTTCTGCTGAATTTTATTTTCTATGTCCTGTTTACACCAGTCGTTACGGTCATGATGACAAGGATCATGTTCTCGGGAGAAAACGCCCTGATGGCCCGCGACGCGGCAAGGCGTATCGAAACGATACTCCTTGAAAAGCCTCTTGAAGAACCGGCAGTGCCTGTCAGGCCAGCGGGGGCGGGCATCGTGTTTGATCAGGTGCGCTTCACCTATTCAGGAAGCGATACTCCAGCCATCGACGGCGTCAGCTTTGAAATTCCTGAAGGCGCCACTGTGGCCCTGGTCGGCCCCTCCGGCGGCGGCAAGACGACCGCGGCCAGCCTGATTCCCCGTTTCTGGGATGTGCAGGAGGGACGTGTCTGCGTTGGCGGTGTGGATGTTCGCCAGATCGCTACCACCGACCTCATGGATCAGGTTTCCTTTGTATTCCAGAATACAAGGCTCCAGAAGGCCAGCCTGCTCGAGAATATCCGCAGCGCCCGTCCGGACGCGCCGGCAGAGGCTGTGCTGGCAGCCGCCCGTGCCGCCAGATGTGAGGATATTTTTGAAAAGCTGCCCCAGGGTATCGACACTGTTGTCGGCACCAAAGGCGTTTACCTGTCCGGCGGTGAGGCCCAGCGGATCGCCCTGGCACGGGCCATTCTGAAAGACGCCCCCATTGTGCTCCTGGACGAGGCCACCGCTTTTGCGGACCCAGAGAACGAATACCAGATCCAGAAAGCCTTCGAGGAGCTGACAAAAGGGAAAACCGTTCTGATGATCGCCCACAGGCTGACCACCGTCCGGCATGCCGACTGCATTCTGGTCATGGAGAATGGCCGGGTCACAGAACAGGGAACCCATGAAGCGCTGCTGGAAAAGGGCGGCACCTATGCTGCCATGTGGAAAGAATACCAGAGCACAGAAGCCTGGAAAATAACCGGAAAGGAGGCAGCATGATGACTGCTTATTTTCAGAAAAAGTTTGCCCTGAGCGAGCAGGGCGCAAAGGATTTGGTCAAGGCAGTTTTTGCCTGTACCCTGACCGATGTGATCCTCATGCTGCCCATTGGCCTTTTATACCTGGTCGCGACAGAGCTGGTTTCGCCCCTCATCGGGGGGAATGCCCCGGCACCCAGCCTGTGGTTTTATATTGGCGGCTCGGTAATGATCCTGGCCCTGATCTTTATCTTTGAGTACATACAGTACAATAAGACCTTTCTGGCCTCCTACGCCGAGAGTGCGAACATGCGTATCCGGCTGGCAGAAAAGCTGCGGCGCCTGCCGTTATCCTTTTTCGGCAAGCGTGATCTGTCCGACTTAACCACCACCATCATGGCCGACTGCGCCGCCATGGAGACGGCCTTCTCCCATTATATCCCGGAATTCATCGGGGCAGTGGCATCGGTCATTTTGGCTGGCATCGGGCTGTTTGTTATGGACTGGCGTATGGCGCTGGCACTTTTGTGGGTGCTGCCTGTGGTGCTTCTCATCATGGCGCTGAGCCGGGCACAGCAGAACAAGGTGGGCCGGCAGCACAACAAGGTAAAGCTGGACTGCGCCGACAGCATACAGGAATGTATTGAAAACGTAAGGGAGATCAAAGCCAACAACCAGAGCGGCCGTTATCTGAAAAAGATTGACGACCTGCTGGGCAGAAATGAGAAAATTCAGATCAAGGCTGAGCTCAACACAGCCATGTTCGTGGTAACATCCCAGATGCTGCTGCGTGTGGGCATTGCCACCGTGGTGCTTGTAGGATCAGTACTTCTGGTCAGCGGCCAGACCGATTTTCTGACCTTCCTGGTATTTTTGATTGCGGCAACCCGTGTCTTTGACCCCTTATCCGGCGCACTGGTTAACCTGGCGGCCATCTACGCGACCATGCTCACTGTGGAACGCATGAAGGAGATCGAGGAACAGCCAGTCCAGGAGGGCAGCGAGCAGGCAGACTACCAGGGCTACGACATCGCTTTTGACCAGGTAGGCTTTGCCTATAACAGCGGGGAAACCGTGCTCGAGGATGTCTCTTTCACAGCCTGCCAGGGACAGGTAACCGCTCTGGTGGGCCCCTCTGGCGGAGGTAAGAGCACCGCGGCCAAGCTGGCCGCCCGTTTCTGGGATATTCAGAAAGGGCGGATTACCGTGGGCGGTACAGACATCAGCACTGTAGAGCCTGAAACGCTGCTGAAAAATTTTTCCATTGTTTTTCAGGATGTGGTACTCTTTAACAACACCGTGCTCGAAAATATCCGTATTGGACGGAGGAACGCCACCGACGAGGAAGTGCTGGCCGCGGCACGCGCCGCTCAGTGCGACGCTTTCGTCATGAAGATGCCTGACGGCTATCAGACCAAAATCGGTGAGAATGGATCGGTTCTTTCCGGCGGAGAGCGCCAGCGCATCTCCATTGCCCGGGCGCTGCTCAAGGACGCGCCGGTCATCCTCCTGGATGAGGCCACCGCCTCGCTGGATGTCGAAAATGAGTCCCAGATCCAGCGGGCCATCTCCAACCTGGTAAAAAATAAAACCGTATTGATCATTGCCCACCGCATGCGCACCGTGGCCGGGGCTGACAAAGTTGTCGTACTGGAAAACGGCCGGGTCGCACAGCAGGGAACGCCGGAAGCCCTCATGGAACAGGGCGGCCTGTACCGCCATATGGTCGAGCTCCAGCAGCAAAGCGAGGACTGGGCCATCTGAATATAAAGAAAAAGTCCATTCATCAAAAAATGGGCTTTTTTTAATCACCAGTTAAGCCGCTTTTAGCATAACGAAGTACTTCTTAAATCGAGTCCGAATTTCATCGCTCCTTTCAACCCGTATCGTCACGATACGGGTTCTTTTATAGTACATATTTAACAAAAAAATTTACTTTTAGGAATGCAACCTATTGTTGAATGGTATGATTTCATATATAATATAAATATATATGGAACAAGGTGCCCGCCAGGGTATGTGAGGAGAGGTTACAATGGGGGAAGAAAAACGCAGAAATAAAAAAGCGGTCATTTTTGTGGTAACGTTTTTAGTGGTTAATCTTTTAGCGCTGTCACTTATCACCGTTTGGGAGTCGGTTTCGGTTAACCGGCGACTGACAGCCCATGCAGAGGAGATCGGAGCCGGGTTTGATGAGGTCATGGACAGCTATGAGCAGTCTTTTAAGATCTTTGCGCAGATGATGGGACGGGAGGTTCAGAACAACCCGAACCCGGATATTTTATGGGATTACCTGAAAAGTATTGACGCGCCCCTGCTGGCCATTGAGGGGGAAACCTTTGACGGCCTGTATATGTACTACCAGGGCCGGTACCTTTACAGCTGGGATAAACCCTATTCGGCTTACGAGGAGACAGGCTATGTGCCCACAGAGCGCCCCTGGTACAAGGACGCTGTGGCAGGCAAGGGTGAGATCGTCTTTACGCCGCCCTATATGAGCTATGCCAACCATTATATTTTGACGACCATTTCACAGCTGCAGCCAGACGGCGAAACCGTGTTTGCCTATGATATTAAAATGGGGGACATCCAAAAACTCATTTCATCAACGCTTCAATATGATGACGAGCAGATCATGATTTTTGATCAGAATGGCACTGTCATTGGAAGCACCAATACTGATTATCTGGGAGGAAACCTCAAGGTAAGCCTGGAGAATACCGCCCAGGCAGTGTCTTTGGCGCAGAGGGAAAAGGAAGCGCTCGATACCACAGATGAGGGCGAGCTGACAAAGGCTGAGGAGAAAGTCCAGTCGGCCGCTGCTTTTTACAGCTTCAGGCAGGGCATAGACGGCGGCCTGTCCAGGGTGATGGATACAGAGCAGAAGGCCGTCACCGTGAAGCTGAGCGGCAGCCGCTATTACGCTTACCTGAACAGAGAGGACGGATACAGCGGCCTGGTGCTTGTCCCGGTAATGTCAATGCTGAAGGCTACCCTCGAAGTCTGGCTGGTTCCTTTGCTGATTGTTGAAATCCTGCTGATCTATGTGCTGGGGCGTATCAGCAAGGAACAGAAAAACCGCGAGCTTAAAAATGCCTATGTCGAGCTGGGGCAGACCCAGCGCCGGCTTGAGATTGCCCTGTCAGCTGCCAAGAAAGCGGCGGCCATTGATGAACTGACAGGTATGATGAATGACCGGTCTTTCAGGAAAGAAATAACCAAAACACTGGACAATATGGATTCGGATGAGACCGGCATTTTAATTATGATGGACGGCGATCACTTTAAAGAAGTTAATGATAATTATGGGCACAACATGGGCGATGAAGTCATAAAGCTCTCAGCCCAGATGATCATTGGCCGTATCCGGGTTGTGGATCTGGCCTCACGCCTGCACGGCGATGAGTTCGCGATTTTCGTGACCAGCACAGCGGATTACGCAGTCGCCAGGCGGATTGTGGAGGATATCAACAATACCATCGCGCGTGAAGCCAAAAAAATGAATATCCCG
The DNA window shown above is from Eubacterium limosum and carries:
- a CDS encoding helix-turn-helix domain-containing protein, whose amino-acid sequence is MKLECEQPYCNYIEVLQRDAEKTIYRMNCGDGDGIMVCYPVFDGVELYYNDFQAFRCSESGNRPGSNFLEINHCRKGRYECCFGKNHFAYLSEGDLAITGWDFPCDASRFPLGYYNGIEILIDIAHAQEHLSCVLEGIEIDLDRLRQKLSGNEGCFVLRATKEIEHIFDELYHVDPRIQKGYFRIKVLELLLFLSITPFESSRDRRRYLSARQACVVEQIHEVLTQNLDQNITLEALSKRFDIGMTTMKNCFRAVYGKPINTWRREYRLHVAARMLRETDKSVLEIANSVGYENPSKFADAFRKQLGIPPLEYRKNN
- a CDS encoding ABC transporter ATP-binding protein, coding for MMQPQKEARRGLFSCAGKYKALSVCACILSGISAVLILMPFICIWQVVREIFAVLPNVGQAQNLSYYGWLAVAFALAGIIVYFAALMCSHLAAFRTARNMRSEALHHIVRLPLGYFNQNSSGRLRRIVDESAGQTEAFLAHMLPDLAGAIVTPFAMLVILLIFDWRLGLVSLVPMIIGFIILSRMMGTSMNTSMQQYQNALEDMNSEAVEYVRGIPVVKTFQQSVYSFKNFHAAIKRYSSWAVDYTLKCRLPMCGFTVSVNGVFAFLIPAGILLIASAVDYKTFLLNFIFYVLFTPVVTVMMTRIMFSGENALMARDAARRIETILLEKPLEEPAVPVRPAGAGIVFDQVRFTYSGSDTPAIDGVSFEIPEGATVALVGPSGGGKTTAASLIPRFWDVQEGRVCVGGVDVRQIATTDLMDQVSFVFQNTRLQKASLLENIRSARPDAPAEAVLAAARAARCEDIFEKLPQGIDTVVGTKGVYLSGGEAQRIALARAILKDAPIVLLDEATAFADPENEYQIQKAFEELTKGKTVLMIAHRLTTVRHADCILVMENGRVTEQGTHEALLEKGGTYAAMWKEYQSTEAWKITGKEAA
- a CDS encoding ABC transporter ATP-binding protein, producing MTAYFQKKFALSEQGAKDLVKAVFACTLTDVILMLPIGLLYLVATELVSPLIGGNAPAPSLWFYIGGSVMILALIFIFEYIQYNKTFLASYAESANMRIRLAEKLRRLPLSFFGKRDLSDLTTTIMADCAAMETAFSHYIPEFIGAVASVILAGIGLFVMDWRMALALLWVLPVVLLIMALSRAQQNKVGRQHNKVKLDCADSIQECIENVREIKANNQSGRYLKKIDDLLGRNEKIQIKAELNTAMFVVTSQMLLRVGIATVVLVGSVLLVSGQTDFLTFLVFLIAATRVFDPLSGALVNLAAIYATMLTVERMKEIEEQPVQEGSEQADYQGYDIAFDQVGFAYNSGETVLEDVSFTACQGQVTALVGPSGGGKSTAAKLAARFWDIQKGRITVGGTDISTVEPETLLKNFSIVFQDVVLFNNTVLENIRIGRRNATDEEVLAAARAAQCDAFVMKMPDGYQTKIGENGSVLSGGERQRISIARALLKDAPVILLDEATASLDVENESQIQRAISNLVKNKTVLIIAHRMRTVAGADKVVVLENGRVAQQGTPEALMEQGGLYRHMVELQQQSEDWAI
- a CDS encoding sensor domain-containing diguanylate cyclase, which codes for MGEEKRRNKKAVIFVVTFLVVNLLALSLITVWESVSVNRRLTAHAEEIGAGFDEVMDSYEQSFKIFAQMMGREVQNNPNPDILWDYLKSIDAPLLAIEGETFDGLYMYYQGRYLYSWDKPYSAYEETGYVPTERPWYKDAVAGKGEIVFTPPYMSYANHYILTTISQLQPDGETVFAYDIKMGDIQKLISSTLQYDDEQIMIFDQNGTVIGSTNTDYLGGNLKVSLENTAQAVSLAQREKEALDTTDEGELTKAEEKVQSAAAFYSFRQGIDGGLSRVMDTEQKAVTVKLSGSRYYAYLNREDGYSGLVLVPVMSMLKATLEVWLVPLLIVEILLIYVLGRISKEQKNRELKNAYVELGQTQRRLEIALSAAKKAAAIDELTGMMNDRSFRKEITKTLDNMDSDETGILIMMDGDHFKEVNDNYGHNMGDEVIKLSAQMIIGRIRVVDLASRLHGDEFAIFVTSTADYAVARRIVEDINNTIAREAKKMNIPPITLSGGAVIARHGDTYVELSKAADKALYKAKETHDGGFAY